The following proteins are encoded in a genomic region of Oncorhynchus kisutch isolate 150728-3 linkage group LG6, Okis_V2, whole genome shotgun sequence:
- the LOC109892063 gene encoding homeobox protein Nkx-6.1 isoform X2 has translation MDGSRQSAFLLSTAPLAALHSMTEMKTPLYPAYTLSSTGPASSTSPTATSPNPGGIPMSSPGIKTSSGMSSLGSLHQCIALGTPHGINDILSRPSVLAPGAAAAVAASSSAGILSGLPRFSSLSPPPPPGLYFSPSAVAVARYPKPLTDLPGRTPIFWPGVMQSPHWRDARFACSPHQNSILLDKDGKRKHTRPTFSGQQIFALEKTFEQTKYLAGPERARLAYSLGMTESQVKVWFQNRRTKWRKRHAAEMASAKKKQDSETERLNGASENEEDDDDYNKPLDPNSDDEKITQLLKKHKPNSSLLINTSENDSS, from the exons ATGGACGGGTCCCGACAGAGCGCTTTCCTCCTAAGCACCGCACCTTTAGCGGCTCTGCATAGCATGACGGAGATGAAGACCCCACTCTACCCAGCCTACACATTATCTTCCACCGGTCCGGCCTCTTCTACCTCACCTACTGCCACCTCTCCAAACCCCGGTGGCATCCCGATGTCCTCACCGGGAATCAAAACATCCTCCGGAATGTCATCGCTCGGATCGCTCCATCAATGCATTGCGCTAGGCACACCTCATGGAATAAACGACATCCTTAGTCGTCCTTCGGTCCTTGCCCCAGGAGCTGCTGCTGCCGTTGCTGCGTCCTCTTCTGCCGGCATCTTGTCCGGACTGCCCCGCTTCAGTAGCTTGAGCCCCCCGCCACCCCCTGGACTCTACTTCAGCCCCAGTGCTGTGGCAGTGGCTCGCTACCCCAAGCCCTTGACAGACCTTCCAGGCAGGACCCCGATATTCTGGCCAGGAGTCATGCAAAGCCCACATTGGAGAGACGCCAGATTCGCATGTTCACCGC ATCAAAATTCTATACTGCTTGACAAAGATGGAAAAAGAAAGCACACACGTCCCACCTTCTCTGGACAGCAAATATTTGCCCTAGAAAAGACTTTTGAACAAACGAAATATCTGGCTGGACCGGAGCGAGCACGACTGGCCTACTCGCTGGGAATGACAGAGAGCCAAGTAAAG GTGTGGTTTCAAAACCGAAGAACGAAATGGAGAAAACGCCACGCGGCTGAGATGGCTTCGGCAAAGAAGAAGCAGGATTCGGAGACGGAGAGGCTGAACGGGGCCTCGGAGAatgaagaggatgatgatgattataACAAGCCGTTGGACCCTAACTCAGACGACGAGAAAATAACACAATTACTGAAAAAACACAAACCAAACTCCTCACTCCTTATTAATACATCAGAAAACGACAGTTCGTAG
- the LOC109892063 gene encoding homeobox protein Nkx-6.1 isoform X1, with product MLAVGQMDGSRQSAFLLSTAPLAALHSMTEMKTPLYPAYTLSSTGPASSTSPTATSPNPGGIPMSSPGIKTSSGMSSLGSLHQCIALGTPHGINDILSRPSVLAPGAAAAVAASSSAGILSGLPRFSSLSPPPPPGLYFSPSAVAVARYPKPLTDLPGRTPIFWPGVMQSPHWRDARFACSPHQNSILLDKDGKRKHTRPTFSGQQIFALEKTFEQTKYLAGPERARLAYSLGMTESQVKVWFQNRRTKWRKRHAAEMASAKKKQDSETERLNGASENEEDDDDYNKPLDPNSDDEKITQLLKKHKPNSSLLINTSENDSS from the exons ATGTTAGCAGTGGGGCAGATGGACGGGTCCCGACAGAGCGCTTTCCTCCTAAGCACCGCACCTTTAGCGGCTCTGCATAGCATGACGGAGATGAAGACCCCACTCTACCCAGCCTACACATTATCTTCCACCGGTCCGGCCTCTTCTACCTCACCTACTGCCACCTCTCCAAACCCCGGTGGCATCCCGATGTCCTCACCGGGAATCAAAACATCCTCCGGAATGTCATCGCTCGGATCGCTCCATCAATGCATTGCGCTAGGCACACCTCATGGAATAAACGACATCCTTAGTCGTCCTTCGGTCCTTGCCCCAGGAGCTGCTGCTGCCGTTGCTGCGTCCTCTTCTGCCGGCATCTTGTCCGGACTGCCCCGCTTCAGTAGCTTGAGCCCCCCGCCACCCCCTGGACTCTACTTCAGCCCCAGTGCTGTGGCAGTGGCTCGCTACCCCAAGCCCTTGACAGACCTTCCAGGCAGGACCCCGATATTCTGGCCAGGAGTCATGCAAAGCCCACATTGGAGAGACGCCAGATTCGCATGTTCACCGC ATCAAAATTCTATACTGCTTGACAAAGATGGAAAAAGAAAGCACACACGTCCCACCTTCTCTGGACAGCAAATATTTGCCCTAGAAAAGACTTTTGAACAAACGAAATATCTGGCTGGACCGGAGCGAGCACGACTGGCCTACTCGCTGGGAATGACAGAGAGCCAAGTAAAG GTGTGGTTTCAAAACCGAAGAACGAAATGGAGAAAACGCCACGCGGCTGAGATGGCTTCGGCAAAGAAGAAGCAGGATTCGGAGACGGAGAGGCTGAACGGGGCCTCGGAGAatgaagaggatgatgatgattataACAAGCCGTTGGACCCTAACTCAGACGACGAGAAAATAACACAATTACTGAAAAAACACAAACCAAACTCCTCACTCCTTATTAATACATCAGAAAACGACAGTTCGTAG
- the LOC109892476 gene encoding 60S ribosomal protein L17 isoform X2, with protein MHIRKATKYLKDVTVKHQCVPFRRYNGGVGRCAQAKQFDWTQGRWPKKSAEFLLHMLKNAESNAELKGLDVDSLVIEHIQVNKAPKMRRRTYRAHGRINPYMSSPCHIEMILTEKEQIVPKPEEEVATKKKVSQKKLKKQKLMARE; from the exons ATGCACATCCGCAAGGCCACCAAGTACCTGAAGGATGTTACCGTCAAGCATCAGTGTGTTCCCTTCCGCCGCTACAATGGGGGTGTTGGCAGGTGTGCCCAG GCCAAGCAGTTTGACTGGACACAGGGACGCTGGCCCAAGAAGAGTGCGGAGTTCCTTCTCCACATGCTGAAGAACGCTGAGAGCAACGCTGAGCTTAAG GGTCTGGATGTAGACTCCCTGGTGATCGAGCACATCCAAGTGAACAAGGCCCCCAAGATGCGCAGACGCACATACCGTGCCCACGGTCGCATCAACCCCTACATGAGCTCTCCATGCCACATTGAGATGATCCTCACAGAGAAGGAGCAGATTGTTCCCAAACCAGAGGAGGAGGTCGCCACTAAGAAAAAG GTTTCTCAGAAGAAGCTGAAGAAGCAGAAACTCATGGCACGGGagtaa
- the LOC109892476 gene encoding 60S ribosomal protein L17 isoform X1 produces MVRYSLDPENPTKSCKSRGSNLRVHFKNTRETAQAIKGMHIRKATKYLKDVTVKHQCVPFRRYNGGVGRCAQAKQFDWTQGRWPKKSAEFLLHMLKNAESNAELKGLDVDSLVIEHIQVNKAPKMRRRTYRAHGRINPYMSSPCHIEMILTEKEQIVPKPEEEVATKKKVSQKKLKKQKLMARE; encoded by the exons ATGGTCCGCTATTCGCTCGACCCCGAGAACCCGACTAAGT CATGCAAGTCGAGGGGCTCTAATCTCCGGGTTCACTTCAAG AACACCCGTGAGACAGCTCAGGCCATCAAAGGCATGCACATCCGCAAGGCCACCAAGTACCTGAAGGATGTTACCGTCAAGCATCAGTGTGTTCCCTTCCGCCGCTACAATGGGGGTGTTGGCAGGTGTGCCCAG GCCAAGCAGTTTGACTGGACACAGGGACGCTGGCCCAAGAAGAGTGCGGAGTTCCTTCTCCACATGCTGAAGAACGCTGAGAGCAACGCTGAGCTTAAG GGTCTGGATGTAGACTCCCTGGTGATCGAGCACATCCAAGTGAACAAGGCCCCCAAGATGCGCAGACGCACATACCGTGCCCACGGTCGCATCAACCCCTACATGAGCTCTCCATGCCACATTGAGATGATCCTCACAGAGAAGGAGCAGATTGTTCCCAAACCAGAGGAGGAGGTCGCCACTAAGAAAAAG GTTTCTCAGAAGAAGCTGAAGAAGCAGAAACTCATGGCACGGGagtaa